A single window of Rhodococcus jostii RHA1 DNA harbors:
- a CDS encoding endonuclease/exonuclease/phosphatase family protein: MIATRGVRALTALGWLAVLVGVFGVVLRFLDVQNQRLLVLASAAPYLMAVAAVGVLLLGIARHWTGFGVALMVAVVATLSQGPLYVANGAVTASGPELTVMQANIWLGNADADSLVRQIRDRGVDVLTVNELTPEAVDRLVAAGIESTLPFSFLMPGSGGEGTGIWSRYPLTDKVHHSEFVLSALSARVELPDGASTALYAFHPVPPWPSDPSLWSREMDRIKAILDAVPADSGPVIVSGDFNSTRDHVKYRNLVTGRYRDAADQVGAGIQNTYPADRQPLPPMIAIDHIVTSGAQAQSVESVVLTGSDHRGLIAKIGLGS, from the coding sequence GTGATCGCCACCCGGGGGGTGCGGGCACTGACGGCCCTCGGATGGCTCGCGGTGCTCGTCGGCGTGTTCGGCGTCGTGCTGAGATTCCTCGACGTCCAGAACCAGCGCCTGCTCGTGCTGGCGTCTGCGGCGCCGTACCTGATGGCCGTCGCCGCGGTCGGGGTGCTGTTGCTCGGAATCGCCCGGCACTGGACCGGTTTCGGCGTCGCGCTGATGGTGGCCGTGGTGGCCACCCTGTCGCAGGGCCCGCTGTACGTCGCGAACGGTGCGGTGACGGCGTCCGGGCCGGAACTGACGGTGATGCAGGCCAACATCTGGCTCGGCAACGCGGACGCCGACTCCCTCGTCCGGCAGATCCGGGACCGCGGCGTCGACGTGCTCACCGTCAACGAACTGACACCGGAGGCCGTCGACCGGTTGGTGGCAGCGGGAATCGAATCGACCCTGCCGTTCTCGTTCCTCATGCCCGGCAGCGGCGGCGAGGGAACCGGGATCTGGAGCCGGTACCCGCTGACCGACAAGGTCCACCACTCGGAATTCGTCCTGTCCGCGCTGTCGGCCCGGGTGGAACTCCCGGACGGTGCGAGCACGGCACTGTACGCGTTCCACCCGGTTCCGCCGTGGCCGTCGGATCCGTCGCTGTGGTCGCGCGAGATGGACCGCATCAAAGCCATTCTCGACGCCGTCCCCGCCGACTCGGGACCCGTGATCGTCAGCGGCGACTTCAACTCCACCCGCGACCACGTGAAGTACCGCAACCTCGTGACCGGACGCTACCGCGATGCCGCCGACCAGGTGGGTGCCGGAATCCAGAACACGTATCCCGCCGACCGGCAGCCGTTGCCGCCGATGATCGCGATCGATCACATCGTCACGAGCGGCGCACAGGCGCAGTCCGTGGAATCGGTGGTGCTGACGGGTTCGGATCATCGCGGCCTGATCGCGAAGATCGGCCTCGGCAGCTGA
- a CDS encoding bifunctional [glutamine synthetase] adenylyltransferase/[glutamine synthetase]-adenylyl-L-tyrosine phosphorylase, translating to MVKPPAARSAVPGPGRLGLVEPTAPSELRDLGWVGEDSIELLWSLSRAANADLALRTLVRLKDGLGEDWAELDAALRTDKGLRGRLFGLFGASSAFGDHLVADPASWKILAGDVRLPSKDEATATMMASVGAEPEEGAHPDANLYRAKVTGPDAIAALRKTYRDELMLLAAVDLAATVENEPVLPYQTVGHQLSDLADAALNAALAVAVAAVCPDAPCPVRLAVIAMGKCGARELNYVSDVDVVFVAEPADATASRIAGEMMRIGSSAFFDVDAALRPEGKRGELVRTLESHVAYYKRWAKTWEFQALLKARPMIGDAALGQQYVDALSPMVWTASEREDFVPEVQAMRRRVEEMVPPELRERELKLGRGSLRDVEFAVQLLQLVHGRADEALHVQSTIDALTALAARGYVGRDDAANLAASYEFLRLLEHRLQLQKLRRTHTLPPADDEEALRWLARAAHMRPDGSKDALGVLNAEIKRNSHRVRRLHAKLFYRPLLESVARIDKEALRLSPDAAIRQLAALGYTAPENALGHLTALTSGASRKGRIQALLLPTLLESLADTPDPDAGLLAYRRLSDAMTDQTWFLRLLRDEASVAERLMTVLGSSAYVPDLLIKAPDVVRLFADSPAGPRLLESKPEDVARGILTASARHDDPARAIAAARSLRRYELARIASADILGMLDVQGVCKALSSVWAAVLNAALAAVIKASEKELGTPAPATFTVIGMGRLGGGELGYGSDADVLFVCEPREGIDETVAVKWANSIGDKVRALLGAPSTDPPLEVDTGLRPEGRSGPMVRTLASYEAYYAQWAQAWEIQALLRAHHVAGDADLGLRFLHMIDKTRYPEGGVSEQAVREIRRIKARVDSERLPRGADPATHTKLGRGGLADIEWTVQLIQLRHAHEIESLHNTSTLETLDAIGAAELLSESDVELLRDAWITATKARNCLVLVRGKATDQLPGSGRVLSAVAQIAGWGGSDAGEFLDHYLRVTRRAKAVVERVFGE from the coding sequence ATGGTGAAGCCTCCGGCAGCGCGTTCTGCCGTTCCCGGCCCGGGTCGCCTGGGTCTCGTCGAGCCGACCGCTCCGTCCGAACTCCGCGATCTGGGCTGGGTCGGTGAAGACAGCATCGAACTGCTCTGGTCGTTGTCGCGGGCCGCGAACGCCGACCTCGCCCTCCGCACCCTGGTGCGCCTGAAGGACGGCCTCGGCGAGGACTGGGCCGAACTCGATGCGGCGCTCCGCACCGACAAGGGCCTTCGTGGCCGGCTGTTCGGTCTGTTCGGTGCGTCCAGCGCGTTCGGTGACCATCTGGTCGCGGATCCCGCGTCCTGGAAGATCCTCGCCGGCGACGTCCGCCTCCCGTCGAAGGACGAGGCGACCGCCACGATGATGGCCTCGGTCGGGGCCGAACCCGAGGAAGGCGCCCACCCGGACGCCAACCTCTACCGGGCGAAGGTCACCGGACCCGATGCCATCGCGGCGCTGCGCAAGACGTACCGCGACGAGCTGATGCTGCTCGCCGCCGTCGACCTCGCGGCGACTGTCGAGAACGAACCGGTACTTCCGTACCAGACGGTCGGGCATCAGCTGTCCGATCTGGCGGACGCCGCGCTGAACGCCGCCCTCGCGGTGGCCGTCGCAGCCGTGTGCCCGGACGCCCCCTGTCCCGTGCGGCTGGCGGTCATCGCCATGGGCAAGTGCGGTGCCCGCGAACTCAATTACGTCAGCGACGTGGACGTGGTCTTCGTCGCCGAACCCGCCGACGCGACCGCCAGCCGGATCGCGGGCGAGATGATGCGCATCGGCTCCTCGGCCTTCTTCGACGTGGACGCCGCGCTGCGGCCGGAGGGCAAGCGCGGGGAACTCGTCCGCACCCTCGAATCCCACGTCGCGTACTACAAACGCTGGGCCAAGACCTGGGAGTTCCAGGCGCTGCTCAAGGCCCGCCCGATGATCGGCGACGCCGCGCTCGGACAGCAGTACGTCGACGCCCTCAGCCCGATGGTGTGGACCGCGTCGGAGCGTGAGGACTTCGTTCCCGAGGTGCAGGCGATGCGCCGCCGGGTCGAGGAGATGGTTCCGCCGGAACTGCGCGAACGCGAGCTGAAACTGGGACGCGGAAGTCTGCGCGACGTCGAGTTCGCCGTCCAGCTCCTGCAACTCGTGCACGGGCGCGCGGACGAGGCTCTGCACGTCCAGAGCACCATCGACGCGCTGACCGCTCTCGCCGCCCGCGGCTACGTGGGTCGCGACGACGCCGCGAATCTCGCTGCGTCCTACGAGTTCCTGCGGTTGCTCGAGCACCGGCTGCAGTTGCAGAAGCTGCGGCGCACACACACCCTCCCACCCGCCGACGACGAGGAGGCGCTGCGCTGGCTGGCCCGGGCGGCGCACATGCGGCCGGACGGCAGCAAGGACGCGCTCGGCGTTCTCAACGCGGAGATCAAGCGCAACTCGCACCGCGTGCGGCGCCTGCATGCCAAGCTGTTCTACCGGCCGCTGCTCGAATCGGTGGCGCGCATCGACAAGGAGGCGCTGCGGCTGAGCCCGGACGCGGCCATCCGCCAGCTGGCGGCGCTGGGTTACACCGCCCCGGAGAACGCGCTCGGCCACCTCACCGCTCTGACCAGCGGCGCGTCCCGTAAGGGCCGCATCCAGGCGCTGCTGCTGCCGACCCTGCTCGAATCGCTCGCCGACACACCGGATCCCGATGCGGGTCTGCTCGCGTACCGACGGCTGTCGGACGCGATGACCGATCAGACCTGGTTCCTCCGGCTGCTGCGTGACGAGGCGTCGGTCGCCGAGCGGCTGATGACGGTGCTGGGATCCTCCGCCTACGTTCCCGACCTGCTGATCAAGGCGCCGGACGTGGTGCGCCTGTTCGCGGATTCGCCGGCCGGACCGCGACTGCTGGAGTCGAAGCCGGAGGACGTCGCGCGCGGCATCCTGACGGCGTCGGCACGCCACGACGACCCGGCCCGCGCGATCGCTGCGGCGCGGTCGCTGCGTCGCTACGAGCTGGCGCGTATCGCGTCCGCGGACATCCTCGGCATGCTCGACGTGCAGGGCGTGTGCAAGGCGCTGTCGTCCGTGTGGGCGGCGGTGCTCAATGCTGCCCTGGCGGCGGTGATCAAGGCGAGCGAGAAGGAACTCGGCACGCCCGCTCCCGCGACATTCACGGTGATCGGCATGGGCCGCCTCGGTGGCGGTGAGCTCGGCTACGGCTCCGACGCGGACGTGCTGTTCGTCTGCGAGCCGCGCGAGGGGATCGACGAGACCGTCGCCGTCAAGTGGGCCAACAGCATCGGCGACAAGGTGCGGGCCCTGCTCGGCGCGCCCAGCACCGATCCGCCGCTCGAGGTCGACACGGGCCTGCGCCCGGAGGGTCGCAGCGGCCCGATGGTGCGCACCCTGGCGTCCTACGAGGCCTACTACGCGCAGTGGGCGCAGGCCTGGGAGATCCAGGCGCTGCTGCGCGCGCATCACGTCGCGGGCGACGCCGATCTGGGGCTGCGCTTCCTGCACATGATCGACAAGACCCGCTACCCGGAGGGCGGGGTGTCGGAGCAGGCGGTGCGCGAGATCCGGCGCATCAAGGCGCGCGTCGACTCCGAGCGGTTGCCGCGCGGCGCCGACCCCGCGACGCACACCAAACTCGGGCGCGGCGGCCTCGCCGACATCGAATGGACCGTGCAGCTGATCCAGCTTCGGCACGCCCACGAGATCGAGTCGCTGCACAACACGTCGACGCTCGAGACGCTCGACGCGATCGGCGCGGCCGAGTTGCTCAGCGAGTCCGACGTCGAATTGCTCCGTGACGCGTGGATCACCGCGACGAAGGCGCGCAACTGCCTGGTGCTCGTCCGCGGCAAGGCCACCGATCAGCTGCCCGGTTCGGGACGGGTGCTGTCCGCGGTCGCGCAGATCGCCGGCTGGGGTGGCAGTGATGCGGGCGAGTTCCTCGACCACTACCTGCGGGTGACCCGGCGGGCCAAGGCTGTGGTGGAGAGAGTCTTCGGGGAGTGA
- a CDS encoding alpha/beta hydrolase, whose translation MSKSARVPAAFAGCIAVLLVVAGCAGGGRDAGEAVAEPSAAEAAPAGPIPAGLEEYYTQQVQWASCEGYSTDGSPLGDTLDCAKVTVPNDYANPGGATAQIAVSRSKATGDKVGSLLVNPGGPGASGIGLASVADGTEIAERFDVIGFDPRGVGASTPQVTCLTPPEVDARRKDDDVDMSPAGIARTEAENREYADKCADRTGVDVLAHVGTYDVVRDMDVIRAVLGDEKLNYLGYSYGTRLGSTYAETFPGNVRAMVLDGALDPEQDPTEEVILQAAGFQSAFDAFAADCMQQPDCPLGTDPAQANARFRALVDPLIDKPAATTDPRGLSYTDAITGVQQALYSPNLWGPLRGGLESLQTGTGDSLLMLADLYEGRADDGTYSNLNDAFNSIRCMDDPPVTDRAVVGEADVRYRQAAPFLDDGRGTGNAPLDVCAFWPAPNTGAPHTVSAPGIPPVVVVSTTEDPATPYQAGVDLAKQMNGSLVTYRGTQHTVVLDGEACVDDAVSDYLVDLAAPAADLAC comes from the coding sequence ATGTCGAAGAGTGCTCGAGTACCGGCCGCGTTCGCGGGGTGCATCGCCGTCCTCCTTGTCGTCGCAGGCTGTGCGGGAGGCGGACGGGACGCCGGTGAGGCAGTCGCCGAACCGTCGGCGGCCGAGGCGGCTCCGGCCGGGCCGATCCCCGCCGGGCTCGAGGAGTACTACACGCAGCAGGTGCAGTGGGCCTCGTGCGAGGGATACAGCACGGACGGGTCTCCGCTCGGCGACACTCTCGACTGCGCGAAGGTGACCGTGCCGAACGACTACGCGAATCCCGGGGGCGCCACCGCTCAGATCGCCGTCTCCCGGTCGAAGGCGACCGGCGACAAGGTCGGATCGCTGCTCGTGAACCCCGGCGGCCCGGGGGCGTCCGGTATCGGGCTGGCGTCCGTGGCCGACGGCACCGAGATCGCGGAGCGGTTCGACGTCATCGGTTTCGATCCGCGCGGCGTCGGCGCGTCCACCCCGCAGGTGACCTGCCTGACCCCGCCGGAGGTGGACGCCAGACGCAAGGACGACGACGTCGACATGAGTCCCGCCGGAATCGCGCGGACGGAGGCCGAGAACCGCGAGTACGCGGACAAGTGCGCGGACCGGACCGGTGTCGACGTCCTCGCGCACGTCGGCACGTACGACGTGGTGCGCGACATGGACGTCATCCGGGCGGTGCTCGGTGACGAGAAGCTCAACTACCTCGGCTACTCGTACGGCACCCGGCTCGGCTCGACGTACGCGGAGACGTTCCCGGGCAACGTGCGCGCGATGGTCCTCGACGGTGCCCTCGATCCCGAGCAGGACCCGACGGAGGAAGTGATCCTGCAGGCGGCCGGTTTCCAGTCCGCGTTCGACGCGTTCGCCGCGGACTGCATGCAGCAGCCGGACTGTCCGCTGGGCACCGACCCGGCACAGGCGAACGCGAGGTTCCGGGCGCTCGTCGACCCGCTGATCGACAAGCCGGCCGCGACCACCGACCCGCGCGGACTCAGCTACACCGATGCGATCACCGGCGTCCAGCAGGCCCTGTACTCGCCGAATCTGTGGGGCCCGCTCCGCGGCGGTCTGGAGAGCCTGCAGACGGGGACCGGTGATTCGCTGCTCATGCTGGCCGATCTGTACGAGGGGCGCGCCGACGACGGCACGTACTCGAATCTCAACGACGCGTTCAATTCGATCCGCTGCATGGACGATCCGCCGGTCACCGACCGCGCGGTCGTCGGGGAGGCGGACGTGCGGTACCGCCAGGCGGCGCCGTTCCTCGACGACGGTCGCGGCACCGGCAACGCGCCGCTGGACGTGTGCGCGTTCTGGCCCGCGCCGAACACGGGCGCGCCGCACACGGTGTCGGCGCCCGGGATCCCGCCGGTCGTCGTCGTGTCGACGACCGAGGATCCGGCGACGCCGTACCAGGCGGGTGTGGATCTGGCGAAGCAGATGAACGGCTCGCTCGTCACGTACCGGGGCACTCAGCACACCGTCGTTCTCGACGGCGAGGCGTGCGTCGACGACGCTGTTTCGGACTATCTGGTCGACCTCGCGGCGCCGGCTGCGGATCTGGCGTGCTGA
- a CDS encoding ABC transporter permease, protein MTAAVATKPTAPTAPAARRSERARLLVQPIIVVILVVGVLAWAFNRELTATQKGSLNAANIATLTWQHVLITAAVVAIVVVVAVPLGILLTRPGFTKLAPIFLGIANIGQAAPAIGLLVLLFLATGTTGFWIGVLPIAFYSLLPVLRNTILGLQEVDPAVIDAGRGQGMTAALVLRKVEFPLAVPYILAGLRTSLVLAVGTATLSFLVSAGGLGILIDTGYKLRDNVTLVVGAVLAVALALLVDWCGALAEEFLGPKGLR, encoded by the coding sequence ATGACGGCCGCCGTCGCCACGAAGCCCACCGCACCCACCGCACCTGCCGCCCGGCGGTCGGAGCGGGCCCGCTTGCTGGTCCAGCCGATCATCGTCGTGATCCTGGTGGTGGGTGTGCTCGCCTGGGCCTTCAACCGCGAACTCACCGCCACGCAGAAGGGCAGCCTCAACGCCGCCAACATCGCGACCCTGACGTGGCAGCACGTGCTGATCACGGCCGCGGTGGTCGCGATCGTCGTCGTCGTCGCCGTCCCGCTGGGGATCCTGCTGACGCGGCCCGGGTTCACCAAGCTGGCACCGATCTTCCTCGGAATCGCCAACATCGGACAGGCCGCGCCGGCCATCGGACTGCTGGTGCTGCTCTTCCTCGCGACGGGGACCACCGGATTCTGGATCGGGGTGCTCCCCATCGCGTTCTACTCTCTCCTGCCCGTTCTCCGGAACACGATCCTGGGTCTGCAGGAGGTCGATCCCGCCGTCATCGACGCCGGGCGCGGACAGGGCATGACCGCCGCCCTCGTCCTGCGGAAGGTCGAGTTCCCACTCGCCGTCCCGTACATCCTCGCGGGACTGCGCACGTCGCTCGTGCTCGCCGTGGGCACCGCGACGCTCAGTTTCCTCGTCAGCGCCGGCGGTCTGGGAATCCTCATCGACACCGGATACAAGTTGCGCGACAACGTGACCCTGGTGGTCGGAGCCGTGCTCGCGGTCGCGCTCGCGCTGCTCGTCGACTGGTGCGGCGCCCTGGCCGAGGAGTTCCTCGGCCCGAAGGGGCTGCGCTGA
- a CDS encoding glycine betaine ABC transporter substrate-binding protein: MNHLRKAIAATAVTLCGVLAASCGLESGGALPLSVEPGSIQPVPELEGVKITVGSKDFTEQVTLGYIIEFALSAAGAEVRDLTNIQGSNSTRDAQLDGQIDVTYEYTGTGWINYLGNEIPIPDPTAQFEAVRDEDLDSNGMVWVDPAPMNNTYALAMSRQTAEETGITTLSEYADLVNRDPAAATTCVETEFNVRQDGFPGMAAKYGFDPARANRQILQTGIIYQATADGTQCKFGEVFTTDGRIIALDLVLLDDDRQFFPKYNPAITMRKDFAEAHPQVAEVMAPISAALTNEEITELNRRVDVEGEEPADVARDWLVQKGFVTLP, from the coding sequence ATGAACCATCTCCGGAAGGCGATTGCCGCGACGGCCGTGACACTCTGCGGAGTCCTCGCAGCGTCCTGCGGCCTCGAATCCGGTGGCGCCCTGCCGCTGTCGGTGGAACCGGGCAGCATCCAGCCCGTCCCCGAACTCGAAGGTGTCAAGATCACCGTCGGTTCCAAGGACTTCACCGAGCAGGTCACCCTCGGGTACATCATCGAGTTCGCGCTCAGTGCCGCCGGTGCCGAGGTGCGCGACCTCACCAACATCCAGGGGTCCAACAGCACACGGGACGCCCAGCTGGACGGGCAGATCGACGTCACCTACGAGTACACCGGGACCGGGTGGATCAACTACCTCGGCAACGAGATTCCGATCCCCGACCCGACCGCGCAGTTCGAGGCGGTCCGCGACGAGGACCTCGACAGCAACGGCATGGTGTGGGTCGATCCGGCACCGATGAACAACACGTACGCACTCGCGATGAGCAGGCAGACCGCGGAGGAAACCGGGATCACCACCCTGTCGGAGTACGCGGATCTGGTCAACCGCGACCCCGCTGCCGCGACGACCTGCGTCGAAACCGAATTCAACGTCCGCCAGGACGGGTTCCCGGGTATGGCCGCCAAATACGGCTTCGACCCCGCCCGCGCGAACCGCCAGATTCTCCAGACCGGCATCATCTATCAGGCCACCGCCGACGGAACGCAGTGCAAGTTCGGTGAGGTGTTCACGACGGACGGCCGCATCATCGCGCTCGATCTGGTGCTGCTGGACGACGATCGACAGTTCTTTCCGAAGTACAACCCGGCGATCACCATGCGCAAGGATTTCGCCGAGGCACATCCGCAGGTCGCGGAGGTGATGGCCCCGATCTCCGCGGCGCTGACCAACGAGGAGATCACCGAACTGAACCGCCGGGTCGACGTCGAGGGCGAGGAACCGGCGGACGTGGCCCGGGACTGGCTGGTGCAGAAGGGTTTCGTCACGCTGCCGTGA
- the glnA gene encoding type I glutamate--ammonia ligase, with the protein MDRQKEFVLRTLEERDIRFVRLWFTDVLGYLKSVAIAPAELEGAFEEGIGFDGSAIEGFSRVSEADTVAKPDASTFQVLPWSSSKGHQHSARMFCDIAMPDGSPSWADSRHVLRRQLNKASDLGFSCYVHPEIEFFLLENGPIDGTPPKPADSGGYFDQAVHDSAPNFRRHAIDALESMGISVEFSHHEAAPGQQEIDLRYADALSMADNVMTFRYVVKEVAIAEGVRATFMPKPFSDQAGSAMHTHMSLFEGDTNAFHNPDDPMQLSETGKAFIAGILEHANEISAVTNQWVNSYKRLIHGGEAPTAASWGPSNRSALVRVPMYTPNKASSRRVEIRSPDSACNPYLTFAVLLAAGLRGIEKGYELPPEAEDDVWALTSAERRAMGYRELPGNLDGALREMEKSELVAEALGEHVFDFFLRNKRREWEEYRSHVTPFELKTYLGL; encoded by the coding sequence ATGGATCGCCAAAAGGAATTCGTGCTTCGCACCCTCGAAGAGCGCGACATTCGGTTCGTCCGATTGTGGTTCACGGACGTTCTCGGATACCTGAAATCGGTGGCGATCGCCCCCGCGGAACTGGAAGGCGCCTTCGAGGAGGGCATCGGCTTCGACGGATCCGCGATCGAGGGCTTCTCCCGGGTGTCCGAGGCGGACACGGTCGCGAAGCCGGACGCGTCCACGTTCCAGGTGCTGCCGTGGAGTTCGAGCAAGGGGCACCAGCACTCCGCCCGCATGTTCTGCGACATCGCCATGCCCGACGGTTCGCCCTCCTGGGCGGATTCGCGGCACGTGCTGCGCCGTCAGCTGAACAAGGCGAGCGATCTGGGCTTCAGCTGCTACGTGCACCCCGAGATCGAATTCTTTCTCCTGGAGAACGGGCCGATCGACGGCACCCCGCCGAAGCCCGCCGACTCCGGCGGCTACTTCGACCAGGCCGTCCACGACTCCGCCCCCAACTTCCGCCGGCACGCCATCGACGCACTCGAGTCGATGGGCATCTCCGTCGAGTTCAGCCACCACGAAGCGGCCCCCGGCCAGCAGGAGATCGACCTGCGGTACGCGGACGCCCTCTCGATGGCCGACAACGTGATGACGTTCCGCTACGTCGTCAAGGAGGTCGCGATCGCCGAAGGTGTGCGCGCCACGTTCATGCCGAAGCCGTTCAGCGATCAGGCCGGTTCGGCGATGCACACCCACATGAGCCTGTTCGAGGGCGACACCAACGCCTTCCACAACCCGGACGATCCGATGCAGCTGTCGGAGACCGGTAAGGCGTTCATCGCCGGCATCCTCGAGCACGCCAACGAGATCAGCGCCGTCACCAACCAGTGGGTCAACTCCTACAAGCGGCTGATCCACGGTGGCGAGGCCCCGACCGCCGCGTCCTGGGGTCCGTCCAACCGGTCGGCGCTGGTCCGCGTCCCGATGTACACGCCGAACAAGGCGTCGTCGCGTCGCGTCGAGATCCGCAGCCCCGATTCGGCCTGCAACCCGTACCTGACGTTCGCGGTGCTCCTCGCCGCGGGTCTGCGCGGAATCGAGAAGGGCTACGAACTTCCGCCGGAGGCCGAGGACGACGTGTGGGCGTTGACGTCGGCCGAGCGCCGCGCCATGGGCTACCGGGAACTGCCCGGCAACCTCGACGGCGCGCTGCGCGAGATGGAGAAGTCGGAGTTGGTGGCCGAAGCACTCGGCGAGCACGTGTTCGACTTCTTCCTGCGCAACAAGCGTCGCGAGTGGGAGGAGTACCGGAGCCACGTGACGCCGTTCGAACTCAAGACGTATCTGGGGTTGTGA
- a CDS encoding ABC transporter permease encodes MQQLWDFVSARKQQLLTDSFLHVSAVVQSVVIATIVAVAIGILVYRSPAGSAIATALASTILTIPSFALLGLLIPILGLGVAPTVTALVLYALLPIIRNTILGLASVDPAITDAARGVGMSRTTVLSRIEIPLAWPSILTGMRVSTQMLMGILAIAAYAKGPGLGNLIFSGLSRVGSPTAIPQALTGTVLIVILALVLDGVLAVIGRLTTSRGIRD; translated from the coding sequence ATGCAGCAACTGTGGGACTTCGTCTCCGCCCGGAAGCAGCAACTGCTCACCGACTCCTTCCTGCACGTCAGCGCCGTCGTGCAGTCGGTGGTGATCGCCACGATCGTCGCGGTGGCGATCGGGATCCTCGTGTACCGCAGTCCGGCCGGCTCCGCGATCGCCACCGCACTCGCGAGCACGATCCTCACCATCCCGTCGTTCGCCCTGCTCGGCCTGCTGATTCCGATCCTCGGACTCGGTGTCGCCCCCACCGTTACCGCTCTCGTGCTGTACGCACTGCTGCCGATCATCCGGAACACCATCCTCGGACTCGCCTCCGTCGATCCCGCGATCACCGACGCCGCCCGGGGCGTGGGAATGAGCCGCACGACGGTGCTGAGCAGGATCGAAATCCCGCTCGCCTGGCCGTCGATCCTGACGGGCATGCGGGTGAGCACCCAGATGCTGATGGGCATCCTCGCGATCGCCGCCTACGCCAAGGGACCCGGGCTCGGCAACCTCATCTTCTCGGGACTGTCCCGCGTCGGCAGCCCGACAGCGATACCGCAGGCCCTCACGGGGACCGTTCTCATCGTGATCCTCGCCCTCGTACTCGACGGCGTCCTCGCCGTCATCGGCCGACTCACCACCTCCAGGGGGATCCGTGACTGA
- a CDS encoding ABC transporter ATP-binding protein yields the protein MTDLDTPHTNGSTVSGVDIVLEDVVKSYPGQEKAAVDNVSMRIPAGEIVVLVGPSGCGKTTTMRMINRLIEPTSGKITIGGKDALSIDPDKLRRGIGYSIQQAGLFPHLTIAKNVGTVPGLIGWDKKKIADRTDEMLDLVGLEPDLYRERYPRQLSGGQQQRVGVARALAADPPVLLMDEPFGAVDPITRGLLQDELMRLQSDLGKTIVFVTHDFNEAVKLGDRIAVLGNQSHIMQYDTPEAILAHPANDMVAGFVGADASLKQLTLTRVAEVELLDCPTAYEDGSVDDLRAAIARRKDKWGVLLDARDRPTRWVSLRHLANATSLRDIGDPIEEVVSTQSTLQDALEALLAESSASTIVTGRRGEYRGLITIDTLVTHLSAMREEHAHDDEDGEPQQDGAREGGTPS from the coding sequence GTGACTGACCTCGATACACCGCACACCAACGGAAGCACCGTCTCGGGAGTGGACATCGTCCTCGAAGACGTCGTCAAGAGCTATCCGGGCCAGGAGAAGGCGGCCGTCGACAACGTGTCGATGCGCATCCCCGCCGGGGAGATCGTGGTCCTCGTCGGCCCGTCCGGCTGCGGCAAGACCACCACCATGCGCATGATCAACCGGCTCATCGAACCGACGTCGGGGAAGATCACGATCGGCGGCAAGGACGCCCTGTCCATCGACCCGGACAAGCTGCGGCGCGGCATCGGCTACTCGATCCAGCAGGCCGGACTGTTCCCGCATCTCACGATCGCGAAGAACGTGGGCACGGTCCCCGGTCTGATCGGCTGGGACAAGAAGAAGATCGCCGACCGCACCGACGAGATGCTCGACCTCGTCGGACTCGAACCCGACCTCTACCGCGAGCGCTACCCCCGGCAGTTGTCGGGCGGTCAGCAGCAGCGCGTCGGGGTGGCGCGGGCGCTGGCCGCCGATCCCCCGGTGCTGCTCATGGACGAGCCGTTCGGCGCGGTCGACCCGATCACGCGCGGACTGCTGCAGGACGAATTGATGCGACTGCAGTCCGATCTCGGCAAGACGATCGTCTTCGTGACGCACGATTTCAACGAGGCGGTCAAGCTGGGCGATCGGATCGCGGTGCTGGGCAACCAGTCGCACATCATGCAGTACGACACCCCGGAGGCGATCCTCGCCCATCCGGCGAACGACATGGTGGCCGGATTCGTCGGCGCGGACGCCTCCCTGAAGCAGCTGACGCTCACCCGGGTGGCGGAGGTCGAACTCCTCGACTGCCCCACCGCGTACGAGGACGGGTCGGTGGACGATCTGCGGGCGGCGATCGCACGCCGCAAGGATAAGTGGGGAGTCCTGTTGGACGCGCGGGACCGCCCGACCCGCTGGGTGTCGTTGCGGCATCTGGCCAACGCCACGTCGCTGCGCGACATCGGCGACCCGATCGAGGAGGTGGTGTCGACCCAGTCGACGCTGCAGGACGCCCTCGAGGCGCTCCTCGCGGAGAGCAGTGCGTCGACGATCGTCACCGGCCGGCGGGGCGAGTACCGCGGCCTGATCACGATCGACACACTGGTGACGCACCTGTCCGCGATGCGTGAGGAACACGCGCACGACGACGAGGACGGCGAGCCGCAGCAGGACGGGGCGCGCGAGGGCGGCACACCGTCATGA